From Erythrobacter sp. YJ-T3-07:
GGTAAGGTCGAGTCCGAAGGTAATCGCGTCCATTCGCGCACCGTCACCCAGCCGATAGTAATTCTTGCGCCTGCCGATCGGTGCGAAGCCATTGCTTTCGTAAAGCGAGCGGGCCGGATTGTTCTCCCGCATCTCCAGAAACAGCCGTTCCGCGCCGCGCAGCCGCGCATTGGCGGCCAGCATCGCGATGAGCGCGCGGCCCACGCCGCGGCGCCGCGCAGCGGGCTCGACCGCGATCAGCAGGATTTCCTCTTCGCCCGGCGCCGCGCGCACGATTGCGAAGCCCACCGCATCCGCAGGATCGGCGGGCAGGGTGCCGTCGAGGCCGAGCAGGCTGGCATGGGTGTGCGAGAGGATCAGTGCGGAGGTGACCTGCGAGCGGTTCCACGCCTCGCCCCATTGCGGATCGAACGCGGCATCCATGATCCGCATGATCGCGTCGATCGCGGCTTCGCTGACACCGTCCGCGCTCATGACGGCATCCGCGCATCGGGCGCGCGGCCATAGATCGGTGCGGTTTCGGGCGAGAGTGCGTGCTGGCCCAGCGCGGGAAAGGCGCGGGCATCGCTGTAGGTCTGTATCGCGGTGCCGTTGCCTGCCAGTTCGGCGAAGCGATCAGCGACGCTGCCTGCGATCAGCGGCGCGGCCATGCTGGTGACTGCATCCTCGGGCCGCATGGAGACCGGCTCCGCCTGCGGCGAGCCGTCTTCTGCGAAAGCTTGCACGAACCATTCGCCGTGCCCGCCCTCCATCGCGACGGTCAGCACCTGCGCGCCCGCCTGCTGCCGCGCCATCGCCGCGACCAGCGCCATCGTGGAATATCCCTGCAGCGTCGCACCCCACGCAAAGGCGAGGCTGCGCGCCACCGCGAGGCCGATCCGTACGCCGGTAAAGCTGCCCGGACCGCGCGCGACCGCAATGCTGTGCGCTCGTCCGCGATCGGGCAGGTCGGCGATCATCGGCACCAGCCTTTCGGCATGGCCCCGGCCGAGCACTTCGAAAGTGCCCGAAATCAGCTCTTCATCTTCAAACAGCGCAACCGAACACGCCGGGGTGGCGCAGTCGATCACCAGAGTACGCGCAACAGTAATCGTCTGCCCCCTGCAACGCGCGCGCTACCTCTTGAGCGCACGCTGCCCGACTGCGGCCCGAAGGCGCTAGTCGATGCGGTTGAACTTCTCGAAATCGGGTCGCGGGCTGCGATCGAAAATCGATTCCTTGTCGCCATAGCCGATCGAGCAGATCCAGTCCGCGCGGTATTTCGGCTGGTCGGCGAAGAAGTCCTTGGTGACGCCCTCGGCATCGAAGCCCGACATCGGCCCACAATCAAGGCCGATCGCGCGCGCGGCGAGCATCAGGTAAGCGCCCTGCAGGGCCGAGTTGCGCTTGGCACCCTCGATCCGGCCCTCGACATCGCCTTCGAACCAGCTCTTCGCATCGGTGTGCGGGAACAGCCACGGCAGTTCTTCGTGGAAATCGATATCGTAGCCGATGATGACGCACACGGGCGCGGTCTTGATCTTCTTCTTGTTGGCATCGCTCGCATGTTCGGCGAGCTTGTCCTTCGCGTCCTGCGACTTGCACCACACGAAGCGCGC
This genomic window contains:
- a CDS encoding malonic semialdehyde reductase, with product MTKQFHGHELSHEALEQLFLEARSYNGWLDKDVTEDQVRKIYDLLKMGPTSANQQSARFVWCKSQDAKDKLAEHASDANKKKIKTAPVCVIIGYDIDFHEELPWLFPHTDAKSWFEGDVEGRIEGAKRNSALQGAYLMLAARAIGLDCGPMSGFDAEGVTKDFFADQPKYRADWICSIGYGDKESIFDRSPRPDFEKFNRID
- a CDS encoding GNAT family N-acetyltransferase, whose product is MSADGVSEAAIDAIMRIMDAAFDPQWGEAWNRSQVTSALILSHTHASLLGLDGTLPADPADAVGFAIVRAAPGEEEILLIAVEPAARRRGVGRALIAMLAANARLRGAERLFLEMRENNPARSLYESNGFAPIGRRKNYYRLGDGARMDAITFGLDLTGK
- the tsaB gene encoding tRNA (adenosine(37)-N6)-threonylcarbamoyltransferase complex dimerization subunit type 1 TsaB — its product is MIDCATPACSVALFEDEELISGTFEVLGRGHAERLVPMIADLPDRGRAHSIAVARGPGSFTGVRIGLAVARSLAFAWGATLQGYSTMALVAAMARQQAGAQVLTVAMEGGHGEWFVQAFAEDGSPQAEPVSMRPEDAVTSMAAPLIAGSVADRFAELAGNGTAIQTYSDARAFPALGQHALSPETAPIYGRAPDARMPS